A genome region from Bacillaceae bacterium IKA-2 includes the following:
- a CDS encoding PrpR N-terminal domain-containing protein yields MIKVLVIAPYEGLLELTKEIAEEINDIAIDTKLGNLDDAIKIAKLAEMQGYDVIISRGGTASMIEEIVSIPVINIQVSGYDVLSIITLFKGLAGNAAIVGYPNITKGATMICSLLDINIKTITLEKSTNVKEKLLNLKESNYEIIIGDVITVQAAKELGLNGVLITSGREAILLALEEARRVFRLFLKLKNNVLMYQSILRYDKNAIVIVNNDHDILFKNDQFQKEIPNRFFEDNSGIFEMIEHVTLNQEEQSRMIYHLDQMWSVRGVPLNEMVGLYVKMEFDHVKNNNDDISKFHSIGFETSIPYAVLHGKSKEIKAVLHQVEMYSKIEESVWITGESGNGKGIVAQLIYSKWKKENEFLITLDCELLTNKQWNFFVAERFFTKNKHALVYLKAVDRLDPSLQKELYHLLKSNKKDQIPRFISSSDETIEYRVRDGIFNKDLFHVLSSFTIHISPLRDRSEDIEQLVHVFISEAHVKYGKQVVGIRKDALTKLMEYDWPGNGKQLRKVVEQLVVQSKFYYIELEEVEQTLTKTTEIVSKCNINLSGTLAEIEKQVISHVLEEEEMNQSKAAKRLGVNRSTLWRKLK; encoded by the coding sequence ATGATAAAAGTGCTAGTAATAGCCCCTTACGAAGGTCTATTAGAGTTGACAAAGGAAATAGCTGAGGAAATCAATGACATAGCAATAGACACTAAGTTAGGAAATTTGGACGATGCGATTAAAATTGCAAAGCTTGCGGAAATGCAGGGGTATGATGTCATTATTAGTCGTGGTGGTACTGCCTCTATGATCGAAGAAATTGTCTCGATTCCGGTCATTAATATCCAAGTTTCTGGTTACGATGTGTTAAGTATCATAACGCTTTTTAAAGGTTTAGCAGGTAATGCAGCTATTGTTGGTTATCCTAACATTACAAAAGGGGCAACGATGATTTGTAGCCTTTTAGATATTAATATCAAAACGATTACACTTGAAAAGAGTACTAATGTTAAAGAAAAACTATTGAATCTTAAAGAAAGCAATTATGAAATTATTATTGGTGACGTCATAACCGTTCAAGCAGCGAAAGAACTTGGACTGAATGGTGTTTTAATTACTTCAGGAAGAGAAGCGATATTGCTAGCGCTAGAAGAAGCGCGAAGAGTTTTTCGTTTGTTTTTGAAGTTGAAAAATAATGTTCTCATGTACCAATCAATACTTCGTTATGATAAAAATGCAATCGTTATTGTGAATAATGATCATGACATTCTATTTAAAAATGATCAATTCCAAAAAGAAATTCCTAATCGTTTTTTTGAAGATAATAGTGGTATTTTTGAAATGATCGAACATGTCACCCTAAATCAAGAAGAACAATCACGAATGATTTATCATCTTGATCAGATGTGGAGCGTCAGAGGGGTCCCATTAAATGAAATGGTTGGATTATATGTAAAAATGGAATTCGATCATGTTAAAAATAATAACGATGACATTTCGAAATTTCATTCAATTGGATTTGAAACGTCGATTCCCTATGCAGTTTTACATGGAAAAAGTAAAGAAATTAAAGCGGTGTTACATCAAGTTGAAATGTACAGCAAGATTGAAGAATCGGTATGGATTACTGGAGAAAGTGGGAACGGTAAAGGGATTGTTGCTCAATTGATTTATTCAAAATGGAAAAAAGAAAACGAGTTCCTGATTACATTGGATTGTGAGTTGTTGACGAATAAACAATGGAATTTTTTTGTAGCTGAACGGTTTTTCACGAAAAATAAACATGCGTTAGTTTATTTGAAAGCAGTCGACCGATTAGATCCGTCATTGCAAAAAGAGCTATATCATTTACTAAAATCCAATAAAAAAGATCAAATACCACGCTTTATATCTTCTTCTGATGAAACGATTGAATATAGAGTGAGAGATGGAATATTTAATAAAGACCTTTTTCATGTGCTATCTAGTTTTACCATCCATATTTCACCACTTCGTGATAGAAGTGAAGATATTGAGCAGTTAGTTCATGTATTCATATCTGAAGCCCATGTGAAATATGGAAAACAAGTTGTTGGAATTCGAAAAGATGCATTAACAAAACTAATGGAATACGACTGGCCAGGGAATGGTAAACAACTGAGGAAAGTAGTTGAACAACTAGTTGTTCAATCGAAATTTTATTATATTGAATTAGAAGAAGTAGAGCAGACTTTAACAAAAACAACTGAAATTGTTTCTAAATGCAACATAAACTTGAGTGGAACATTGGCTGAAATTGAAAAGCAGGTCATTAGTCATGTGCTGGAGGAAGAAGAAATGAATCAATCAAAAGCAGCGAAAAGATTAGGCGTTAATCGATCTACTTTGTGGAGAAAGTTAAAGTAA
- a CDS encoding TRAP transporter large permease has product MGLFIFLAIMILFFINVPIAIALGVSASFVFMIEDSVPLVAIIQRMFNSVDSFPLLAIPFFILAGKLMETGGISKRLIHLAEVMVGRVRGGLAIVSVVSCAFFAAISGSAVATTAAVGALLIPVMVKKGYDRNFATAIQATGGTIGIMIPPSVPLILFGVAAGVSISDLFIAGIIPGLFVVVTLIIFVYVVSIIKGYGGGESHTFREFIFAFKDAFLALLMPVIILGGIYGGIFTPTEAAVVAVVYGLIVGVFIYREISWKQLIETLHSAVIISAVIMFIIAGASAFGYYLTRQRIPAQLTEAMLGFTDNWIVALLLINLLLLVVGIFLETAAAIIILTPILVPIAQALGIDLVHFGIIMIVNLAIGFITPPVGLNLFVAAKIGNTKLEGLLRAIVPFIIIMIVNVLIISYLPILSLFFLD; this is encoded by the coding sequence ATGGGTTTATTCATTTTTTTAGCTATCATGATTTTGTTTTTTATAAACGTACCTATAGCGATTGCATTAGGAGTATCAGCTTCATTTGTTTTTATGATTGAAGATTCCGTACCATTAGTTGCAATCATTCAGAGAATGTTTAACTCAGTAGATTCATTTCCGCTTTTGGCCATTCCATTTTTTATTTTAGCAGGAAAACTAATGGAAACAGGTGGCATATCTAAACGACTAATACACTTAGCTGAGGTTATGGTGGGAAGGGTTCGTGGAGGTTTAGCAATTGTTTCGGTTGTTTCTTGTGCTTTTTTTGCAGCGATTTCTGGTTCTGCCGTAGCAACGACAGCTGCTGTTGGAGCGCTGTTAATTCCAGTTATGGTGAAAAAAGGTTATGACCGAAATTTTGCAACTGCGATTCAGGCAACTGGTGGAACGATCGGAATTATGATTCCACCCAGTGTACCGCTGATTTTATTTGGTGTAGCAGCAGGTGTTTCGATAAGTGATTTATTTATTGCTGGAATTATCCCCGGTCTTTTCGTTGTTGTTACTTTAATTATTTTCGTTTATGTTGTTTCAATAATAAAAGGGTATGGTGGTGGTGAAAGTCATACTTTTAGGGAGTTTATTTTCGCGTTTAAAGATGCTTTTTTAGCCCTACTTATGCCAGTGATCATTTTAGGGGGTATTTATGGCGGTATATTTACACCGACCGAAGCTGCCGTTGTTGCTGTTGTGTATGGTTTAATTGTTGGAGTATTCATTTATCGTGAAATTAGTTGGAAACAGCTTATTGAAACTCTACATTCAGCTGTAATTATATCAGCGGTCATTATGTTCATAATTGCTGGCGCCTCAGCTTTTGGCTACTATTTGACACGACAGCGTATCCCTGCTCAATTAACAGAAGCGATGCTCGGGTTCACGGATAATTGGATTGTTGCCTTGTTACTTATTAACTTACTTCTTTTAGTTGTCGGTATATTCCTTGAAACAGCGGCGGCGATTATCATTTTAACACCAATTCTCGTACCAATTGCCCAAGCTCTCGGTATTGACCTAGTTCATTTTGGGATAATTATGATCGTTAATTTAGCGATTGGTTTTATTACTCCACCAGTAGGTCTTAACCTATTCGTCGCTGCTAAAATCGGTAATACGAAATTGGAAGGTCTATTAAGGGCAATCGTACCTTTTATTATTATCATGATTGTTAATGTCCTAATTATTTCTTATCTACCAATTTTAAGCTTGTTTTTTCTAGATTAG
- a CDS encoding TRAP transporter small permease: protein MVSKGLFYINSFVKYVLILFMVTIVISVFCQVLFRFVINQPLAWTEELSRYSLVWLTFLGAAYAASLKGHISIDFFVKKLPLILQKGVMIIVAIICFYFFYILMSEGMALARQSMTQLSPVLRLPMGYVYSVIPISGFLLTLNYIYHTYLFVIGKEEM from the coding sequence ATGGTAAGTAAAGGCTTGTTTTATATCAACAGCTTTGTTAAATACGTATTGATCCTTTTCATGGTAACAATCGTAATTTCTGTTTTTTGCCAAGTGTTGTTTCGTTTTGTGATTAATCAACCGTTAGCATGGACAGAAGAATTGTCTCGATATAGTCTCGTTTGGTTAACATTTTTAGGAGCGGCTTATGCTGCTTCGCTTAAGGGACACATAAGTATTGATTTTTTTGTGAAAAAACTACCTCTAATATTGCAAAAAGGGGTTATGATTATTGTCGCTATTATTTGTTTTTATTTTTTTTACATATTAATGAGTGAAGGAATGGCCTTAGCACGCCAATCTATGACACAACTTTCTCCTGTTCTGCGGTTACCAATGGGGTATGTTTACAGTGTTATTCCAATAAGTGGATTTTTACTTACGTTAAATTACATCTATCATACGTACTTGTTTGTAATTGGTAAGGAGGAAATGTAA
- a CDS encoding TRAP transporter substrate-binding protein translates to MKLKKWFAVVVIVIMALLTACGGASNEGNNNEGNSDNGDTADTTVYKLQAAHSLPADHPYELAFLKMAEIVEERTDGRVIIETFPASQIGAEREITEGLSLGTVDLVVSSTAPVTNFVAELGVLDLPFLFNDRDAAVKVLESEIGDELLTALNNQGIIGLSWGENGFRHITNGIRPVETPDDLIGLKLRTQENAIHLAAFEALGAQPTPMAWTEALTALQQGVVDGQENPAIVADQFNLFEAKQKYMSLTGHVYSVAIYMMSQATYDKLPKELADIVVEEGQKIGAYERDLIVEMEKESLQNLRDQGMEIIEDVDVEPFRNAISTVFDSYENQEFLNRILDAQ, encoded by the coding sequence ATGAAATTGAAAAAATGGTTTGCAGTAGTAGTAATCGTAATAATGGCTTTATTAACAGCTTGTGGTGGTGCTAGTAATGAAGGTAATAATAATGAGGGAAACTCAGATAATGGAGATACAGCAGATACAACTGTTTATAAGCTTCAAGCTGCCCATTCTTTACCAGCAGATCATCCGTATGAACTAGCTTTTCTAAAAATGGCTGAAATTGTTGAAGAACGTACAGACGGACGTGTCATTATTGAAACGTTCCCAGCTAGTCAAATTGGTGCAGAGCGCGAGATAACAGAGGGCTTATCGCTTGGAACGGTTGATTTAGTTGTTTCGTCAACTGCTCCAGTAACAAACTTTGTCGCAGAGCTTGGCGTATTAGATTTACCGTTTTTATTCAACGATCGTGATGCAGCGGTTAAAGTATTAGAAAGTGAGATTGGTGATGAATTACTTACTGCTTTAAATAATCAAGGAATTATTGGACTTTCATGGGGCGAAAATGGCTTCCGTCATATTACAAACGGAATTCGTCCTGTTGAAACTCCAGATGATTTAATAGGTCTAAAGCTTCGGACTCAAGAAAATGCGATTCATTTAGCGGCATTTGAAGCGCTTGGAGCACAACCTACACCGATGGCTTGGACAGAAGCATTAACAGCTCTTCAACAAGGTGTTGTTGATGGCCAAGAAAACCCAGCAATTGTTGCTGATCAATTCAACCTTTTTGAAGCTAAACAAAAATATATGTCTTTAACAGGCCATGTATATTCTGTTGCGATCTATATGATGAGTCAAGCAACATATGATAAGTTACCAAAAGAATTAGCTGATATCGTCGTTGAAGAAGGTCAAAAAATTGGTGCCTATGAACGTGATCTTATCGTCGAAATGGAAAAAGAATCATTACAAAATCTTCGCGATCAAGGAATGGAAATTATTGAAGACGTCGATGTTGAACCGTTTAGAAACGCTATTTCTACAGTGTTTGACAGCTATGAAAATCAAGAATTTTTAAACCGTATTTTGGATGCACAGTAA
- a CDS encoding FAD-linked oxidase C-terminal domain-containing protein, with translation MNILVDLKKLIGEDRVTINETILSGHSHDESYHQPKKPDVVVFPRSTDEVSMVMKYAHSHMIPVTAFGLGTSLEGHVIPVNGGITVDLSQMNQILEVREGDFLVTVEPGVTRSQLNKDLKKYGLFFSVDPGADATLGGMAATNASGTTSVRYGIMRDQVRDMEVVLADGTIIRTGSLAAKSSSGYHLNGLFVGSEGTLGIITKLTLRLYGIPEAVMAARATFPSITAAIDAVTAILRAGIPIARVELVDDRSVKEVNKYFQLTYEEVPTLFLEFHGNEAGLKQDLEFTQEIVNSHDCSQFLFESGSKERHQLWEVRHNLAYAFIHGAPGRKMMVTDVCVPLSELANAISNGKEALEKSGLDGTIVGHVGDGNYHILMMLDLDNVEEKRKADELNETIVKFALERGGTCTGEHGVGFGKGKYQRLEHGAAYDVMKQVKLALDPLGILNPGKIFI, from the coding sequence ATGAATATATTAGTAGATTTAAAAAAATTGATCGGAGAAGATCGAGTTACCATAAATGAAACAATTCTTAGTGGCCATAGTCATGATGAATCATACCATCAACCGAAAAAGCCAGATGTAGTCGTTTTTCCTAGGAGTACGGACGAAGTAAGCATGGTTATGAAGTATGCTCATAGCCATATGATTCCGGTTACCGCGTTTGGACTAGGGACAAGCTTAGAGGGGCATGTGATTCCAGTAAACGGGGGAATTACCGTGGACTTATCACAAATGAATCAAATTTTAGAAGTTAGAGAAGGAGATTTTTTAGTAACGGTCGAGCCAGGAGTAACAAGGTCTCAATTAAATAAAGATTTAAAGAAATACGGCTTGTTTTTTTCAGTCGATCCAGGGGCCGATGCAACACTTGGAGGGATGGCAGCGACAAATGCTAGTGGGACAACTTCTGTACGTTATGGTATTATGCGCGATCAAGTCCGAGATATGGAAGTAGTTTTAGCAGATGGAACAATTATCCGGACAGGAAGTTTAGCAGCAAAATCATCATCCGGTTATCATTTAAATGGGTTATTTGTTGGTTCAGAAGGAACGCTTGGAATAATCACTAAGTTGACACTTCGACTGTATGGTATTCCTGAAGCCGTGATGGCAGCTCGGGCGACATTCCCATCTATTACTGCAGCGATCGACGCTGTAACCGCCATTTTGAGGGCTGGAATTCCAATTGCTAGAGTAGAACTAGTCGATGACCGTTCAGTTAAAGAAGTAAATAAATATTTTCAATTGACTTACGAAGAAGTCCCGACATTGTTTTTAGAATTTCATGGAAATGAAGCTGGCTTAAAACAAGATTTAGAATTCACACAGGAAATCGTCAATAGCCATGATTGTAGTCAATTTCTTTTTGAGTCTGGCTCGAAAGAACGTCATCAGCTATGGGAAGTTCGTCATAATTTAGCTTATGCGTTCATTCACGGGGCTCCAGGTAGAAAGATGATGGTAACAGATGTATGTGTACCGTTGTCTGAACTCGCGAATGCAATTTCGAATGGCAAAGAGGCTCTTGAAAAATCGGGACTTGATGGCACAATTGTTGGTCATGTAGGTGATGGCAATTATCATATTTTAATGATGTTAGACTTAGATAATGTAGAAGAAAAAAGAAAAGCAGACGAATTGAACGAAACGATTGTTAAATTTGCTCTCGAACGGGGTGGAACGTGCACAGGTGAGCATGGTGTTGGCTTTGGAAAAGGGAAATATCAAAGGCTTGAACACGGGGCAGCTTATGATGTAATGAAGCAGGTTAAGTTGGCGTTAGATCCGTTAGGAATATTAAATCCAGGGAAAATCTTTATCTAG